From the Desulfomonilia bacterium genome, one window contains:
- the secF gene encoding protein translocase subunit SecF → MLEFIKPGTYIDFMKYKWYFIGFSLITSLIAIGSIAVQGFSYGIDFAGGSVIQVQFKNPTTADDIRKALKPMGMQDERIQSVGAVSDNDFLIRTSQTEDTNKGFGGKFSSELEKSFGKGNFEIRRIEMVGGAVSKDIKTKGFLSLIWAAIGILIYVWWRFEFKFSVGAIVATLHDVIIVLGMFSILRREMDLTVVAALLTLIGYSLNDTVVVFDRIRENIKKQQSPNYDLAHVMSMSISQTLSRTILTALTVFLVVIALFFLGGEVMHGFAMVMLIGVIIGCYSSIFVASTIVLFMSKSGKSSS, encoded by the coding sequence ATGTTAGAATTCATTAAACCCGGAACCTATATAGATTTCATGAAGTACAAATGGTACTTCATAGGATTTTCTCTGATTACCTCGCTGATAGCCATCGGGAGCATAGCTGTGCAGGGCTTTTCCTACGGAATCGACTTTGCCGGAGGTTCGGTAATTCAGGTGCAGTTCAAAAATCCGACCACCGCAGATGATATCCGCAAAGCTCTCAAACCCATGGGTATGCAGGACGAGAGAATTCAGAGTGTAGGCGCGGTATCGGACAATGACTTTCTGATCAGAACATCTCAGACAGAGGATACGAATAAAGGCTTCGGCGGAAAGTTCAGTTCGGAACTCGAAAAATCCTTCGGAAAGGGCAACTTTGAAATAAGACGCATAGAAATGGTGGGAGGCGCGGTCAGTAAGGATATAAAAACGAAGGGCTTCCTGTCACTCATATGGGCCGCTATCGGCATACTGATCTATGTGTGGTGGAGATTCGAATTCAAATTCTCTGTGGGAGCAATCGTAGCAACCCTGCATGATGTGATCATAGTGCTCGGAATGTTTTCGATACTGAGAAGAGAGATGGATCTCACGGTTGTCGCTGCGCTGCTGACATTGATAGGTTATTCTCTCAATGATACGGTAGTTGTGTTTGACAGGATCAGGGAAAACATAAAGAAGCAGCAGTCTCCGAATTATGACCTTGCCCATGTCATGAGCATGAGCATAAGTCAGACATTGAGCAGGACCATACTGACTGCTCTAACCGTCTTCCTCGTCGTCATTGCGCTGTTTTTCCTGGGAGGGGAGGTTATGCACGGTTTTGCGATGGTTATGCTGATAGGTGTAATCATAGGTTGCTACTCCTCCATATTTGTCGCAAGCACGATAGTGTTGTTCATGAGCAAATCGGGTAAAAGCTCCTCGTAA
- the secD gene encoding protein translocase subunit SecD → MNNFKLRGIIIAVVMIAGLILSLPTMVSLLTPYQLADNWLGPLGKHIKQVKLGLDLQGGMHLILKVDTDKAVTGKLNIIASTVKSEMQQKRIHYTKIEVVAPDSIAVTLRDPADQDKLTAILNEQTSFADPSTETIGGVTVFRYSVKRDEIQKIKDSSISQALETIRNRIDQLGVSEPSIITEGKDRINVQLPGITDPERAKRIIGETAVLEFKLVDEDHSLSNALAGDIPQDSYIAYMKETNEPILLKKQVELTGDTLNDARVKIDRASPYISLDFNAQGARDFERITGENINKRLAILLDKKVYSAPVIKDRIAGGKASITGRFTDQEAKNLAIVLRSGSLLAPVEILEERTVGPSLGKDSIHQGLVACAIGGVLVIIFMIIYYRASGMLANIAVILNIMLIAAFMSLVGAVLTLPGIAGIVLTIGMAVDANILIFERMREEIRLGRTPKMVVEAGYKHAISTVVDANVTTLIAGLVLFQFGTGPIKGFAVTLCVGILTTLFTVLVGCKWVMEWFVNSKNVSRISI, encoded by the coding sequence ATGAACAATTTTAAATTACGGGGGATCATAATAGCAGTTGTTATGATAGCAGGCCTCATACTCTCGTTGCCCACGATGGTCTCTCTGCTGACTCCGTATCAACTGGCCGACAACTGGCTTGGACCTCTCGGAAAACACATAAAACAGGTCAAGCTCGGGCTGGATCTTCAGGGCGGCATGCACCTGATTCTTAAAGTGGATACGGACAAGGCGGTAACTGGAAAGCTGAATATCATCGCGTCAACAGTGAAATCGGAGATGCAGCAGAAAAGGATACATTATACTAAAATCGAAGTTGTAGCGCCTGACAGCATTGCCGTAACATTGAGGGATCCCGCGGATCAGGATAAGCTTACTGCAATATTGAACGAGCAGACATCTTTTGCCGATCCTTCAACGGAAACAATCGGCGGTGTGACCGTATTTAGATATTCAGTAAAAAGAGACGAGATTCAAAAAATCAAGGATTCTTCCATAAGTCAGGCCCTCGAAACCATAAGAAACAGAATAGACCAGCTTGGAGTGAGCGAACCTTCGATTATTACGGAAGGCAAGGACCGCATAAACGTGCAGTTACCGGGCATAACGGATCCTGAAAGGGCGAAAAGAATTATAGGAGAGACTGCTGTTCTGGAATTCAAGCTGGTTGACGAAGATCATTCTCTCTCCAATGCGCTGGCCGGCGATATACCTCAGGACAGCTACATCGCATACATGAAAGAGACGAACGAACCGATACTCCTGAAGAAGCAGGTCGAACTTACGGGTGATACTCTCAATGACGCCAGGGTGAAGATCGACCGAGCCAGTCCTTATATCTCCCTTGACTTCAATGCCCAGGGGGCAAGAGATTTTGAGCGCATTACGGGAGAGAATATAAACAAGAGGCTTGCCATTCTGCTTGACAAAAAAGTCTATTCGGCACCCGTCATAAAGGACAGGATAGCCGGTGGCAAGGCCTCGATAACAGGCAGATTCACCGATCAGGAGGCAAAGAACCTGGCCATTGTCCTCAGGTCCGGGTCGTTGCTTGCGCCTGTCGAGATACTTGAAGAAAGAACAGTTGGACCATCTCTAGGTAAGGATTCGATCCATCAGGGACTGGTAGCCTGTGCGATAGGCGGTGTTCTGGTAATAATCTTCATGATTATCTATTACAGGGCTTCCGGTATGCTGGCCAATATTGCGGTTATCCTGAACATCATGCTGATAGCCGCATTCATGTCCCTGGTGGGAGCTGTGCTCACGCTGCCCGGTATTGCAGGTATTGTTCTTACCATCGGTATGGCCGTCGATGCCAACATTCTGATATTCGAACGAATGCGGGAGGAGATAAGGCTCGGCCGGACTCCCAAAATGGTGGTCGAGGCCGGATACAAGCATGCGATATCAACCGTTGTGGACGCGAATGTGACGACGCTGATTGCAGGTCTTGTACTGTTCCAGTTCGGCACCGGACCGATAAAGGGTTTTGCAGTAACCTTGTGCGTAGGTATTCTGACCACTCTGTTTACCGTGCTCGTCGGCTGCAAATGGGTTATGGAATGGTTCGTCAACAGCAAGAATGTTTCACGCATAAGCATTTAG
- the tgt gene encoding tRNA guanosine(34) transglycosylase Tgt: protein MGTQCSSFRFEVLARCGNARRGRLYTQRGPVDTPAFMPVGTQGTVKAMTPGNLRKAGAQIILSNTYHLHLRPGEDLIETIGGLHEFMAWDGPILTDSGGYQVFSLAKLRELTDNGIVFQSHIDGSRRSLTPEKAIDIQEKLGSDIMMALDECVPYPSSEKEAFDAVRRTTSWAGRCIDARSTDNAMFGIVQGGVYKNLREMSAAQICGIPFDGFAIGGLSVGEGHEIMMDVLDYTAPLLPEEKPRYLMGVGTPLDIVEAVARGIDMFDCVLPTRNARNGQLFTLNGKITLKQAKYRLEKSPPDENCTCYTCRNFSLAYLRHLFISGEILSSVLATIHNLHFYLELMYKMRHAVENQYLDKLRSSIKEMYNV from the coding sequence ATGGGGACGCAATGCTCATCATTTAGATTCGAGGTGCTGGCACGGTGCGGCAATGCAAGGAGGGGCAGGTTATACACTCAAAGGGGCCCTGTCGATACCCCTGCATTCATGCCTGTCGGCACACAGGGCACTGTCAAGGCAATGACCCCCGGGAACCTGAGAAAAGCCGGTGCGCAGATCATTCTTTCAAACACATATCATCTCCATCTGCGTCCAGGTGAAGACCTTATAGAAACGATCGGAGGTCTGCATGAATTCATGGCATGGGACGGTCCGATACTTACCGACAGCGGCGGGTATCAGGTCTTCAGCCTGGCGAAATTGAGGGAGCTTACTGATAACGGCATCGTGTTCCAGTCGCATATAGACGGGAGCAGGAGGAGTCTTACGCCTGAAAAGGCAATCGATATACAGGAAAAACTGGGCTCGGATATAATGATGGCCCTTGACGAATGCGTGCCTTACCCATCGAGCGAGAAAGAGGCGTTTGATGCAGTCAGAAGGACGACGTCATGGGCAGGACGATGCATCGATGCAAGAAGTACTGATAATGCAATGTTCGGAATTGTTCAGGGTGGAGTTTATAAGAACCTCAGGGAAATGAGCGCGGCTCAGATATGCGGTATCCCGTTTGACGGCTTCGCCATAGGAGGACTGTCAGTCGGTGAAGGACATGAGATCATGATGGATGTGCTTGACTATACCGCACCTCTTCTGCCTGAGGAAAAACCCCGTTATCTGATGGGTGTGGGAACCCCTCTTGATATTGTCGAGGCCGTCGCCCGCGGCATCGACATGTTCGACTGCGTGCTTCCCACAAGAAACGCAAGGAACGGCCAGCTTTTTACATTAAACGGCAAGATTACACTCAAACAGGCGAAATACAGGCTGGAAAAGAGTCCGCCCGATGAAAACTGCACCTGCTATACGTGCAGAAATTTCTCGCTTGCGTATTTGAGACATCTGTTCATTTCAGGTGAAATACTGTCTTCTGTTCTTGCAACCATACATAACCTTCATTTCTATCTTGAATTAATGTATAAGATGCGGCATGCCGTAGAGAACCAGTATCTGGATAAACTGAGATCAAGTATAAAGGAGATGTACAATGTTTAG
- the yajC gene encoding preprotein translocase subunit YajC: MFSVAYAADAASGGTMGMLMSVAPLILIFVIFYFLLIMPQQKKAKQHREMLSKIDKGDEVVTTGGIHGKVVGVAENVLTIEIAQNVKIKVSREFVAFKKGSEDSKAVTKA; the protein is encoded by the coding sequence ATGTTTAGTGTTGCTTATGCCGCGGATGCGGCGTCGGGAGGAACAATGGGCATGCTTATGAGTGTCGCCCCGCTTATTCTTATCTTTGTTATTTTCTACTTCCTGCTTATAATGCCGCAGCAGAAAAAGGCGAAACAGCACCGTGAGATGCTTTCCAAGATAGACAAGGGCGACGAAGTCGTCACAACCGGCGGGATTCACGGCAAGGTTGTGGGTGTTGCTGAGAATGTCCTCACAATTGAGATTGCACAAAACGTTAAAATAAAGGTATCAAGAGAATTTGTAGCGTTCAAAAAAGGCTCTGAGGACAGTAAAGCTGTAACCAAAGCTTAA
- a CDS encoding fibronectin type III domain-containing protein, which translates to MVSCSILFEEKAFAAGVQISWSANPSSDEVAGYRVYYGTASRRYINVKIAGQNTCYDIEGLQEGVTYYFAVTAYDASLNESEYSDEVSISIPKSNIEMDTDSDGIPDAVESSMGLDPLNPFDSIYDNDLDGFSNFTEYISNTDMNDFLSFPGSDPYMIYMIAEKGSTVALDGIMPDKSLNAVPFYNGYPVPVGLILNLQTEGLFYYNLINSSGTVKYKLSISVTGSILLAAQASSGQSLSVTDSSIGIELNIPEGSSSGGFEVGIGVSLGQGGQMSVSGSSPGYTFDILPYGKTLKQPARVAVPYSGERPYIELYDFTTEKWAGINSEVSMDNGKAVFTTKTLGRFRITEAPVQATRDTATLSDDDSGSSSSGGCFISSAISG; encoded by the coding sequence ATGGTTTCATGCAGCATATTATTTGAAGAAAAGGCATTTGCCGCAGGTGTCCAGATATCATGGTCAGCCAATCCGTCATCTGACGAAGTTGCGGGTTACAGGGTCTATTACGGAACGGCATCAAGAAGATATATCAATGTCAAGATTGCAGGACAGAACACGTGTTATGACATAGAAGGCCTTCAGGAAGGTGTGACGTATTATTTTGCCGTTACCGCATATGATGCCTCGTTGAACGAGAGTGAATATTCTGACGAGGTATCTATTTCAATACCGAAATCAAATATCGAAATGGATACCGATTCGGACGGCATACCGGATGCTGTCGAGAGTTCCATGGGCCTCGATCCTTTAAACCCGTTCGACTCCATATATGACAATGACTTGGACGGATTCAGCAACTTTACCGAATATATTTCAAATACCGATATGAATGATTTTCTGAGCTTCCCCGGAAGTGACCCTTACATGATTTACATGATAGCAGAGAAGGGGTCAACGGTTGCGCTCGATGGAATCATGCCCGACAAGTCGCTTAATGCAGTACCCTTTTACAACGGATATCCCGTGCCTGTTGGTCTGATTCTCAATCTTCAGACAGAAGGTCTTTTTTATTATAACCTTATCAATTCGTCAGGTACGGTTAAATACAAGCTGAGCATATCTGTTACCGGAAGCATACTCCTAGCTGCACAGGCCAGTTCCGGTCAGTCCCTCTCGGTCACTGACAGTTCAATCGGCATTGAATTGAATATTCCTGAAGGCTCATCATCCGGGGGATTTGAAGTGGGCATCGGCGTCAGTCTTGGACAGGGTGGTCAGATGAGTGTCTCCGGATCATCACCTGGATATACATTCGATATCCTCCCGTATGGAAAGACTTTAAAGCAGCCGGCAAGGGTTGCCGTACCTTATTCGGGTGAAAGACCGTATATAGAACTTTATGATTTTACAACAGAGAAATGGGCGGGAATCAATTCTGAAGTAAGCATGGATAACGGCAAGGCCGTATTTACCACAAAGACCCTGGGCAGATTCAGGATTACGGAGGCCCCCGTGCAGGCAACCAGGGATACTGCAACGTTAAGCGATGATGATTCGGGCTCATCCAGCTCGGGCGGCTGTTTCATATCTTCAGCCATATCAGGATAA